Proteins co-encoded in one Hymenobacter swuensis DY53 genomic window:
- a CDS encoding MGMT family protein: MSIPRNPTEQQRNFFQEVHEVVRLVPQGRVTTYGAIAHYLGARHGARMVGWAMMAAHTANEYVPAHRVINRNGLLTGKHHFATPTAMQEALETEGVTVVEDQVQDFKTRFWDPAVELE, translated from the coding sequence GTGTCTATTCCCCGCAACCCTACGGAGCAGCAGCGTAACTTTTTTCAGGAGGTACACGAGGTAGTGCGGCTGGTGCCCCAGGGCCGGGTGACTACCTACGGAGCCATTGCCCACTACCTAGGAGCCCGGCATGGTGCTCGCATGGTGGGCTGGGCCATGATGGCTGCGCACACGGCCAACGAGTACGTGCCGGCCCACCGCGTTATTAACCGCAACGGGCTGCTCACGGGCAAGCACCATTTTGCCACGCCCACGGCCATGCAAGAGGCGCTGGAAACGGAGGGAGTAACGGTGGTGGAAGACCAGGTGCAGGACTTCAAAACCCGCTTCTGGGACCCGGCCGTGGAGCTGGAATAA
- a CDS encoding TonB-dependent receptor produces the protein MTTSVVAVAQTTYSIKGRVLDKLTGEGLPGATVQVVGNGANTGGGAEDNGTYSVAGLKPGTYTVRASFIGYKVLEQQVTVGNQNTTATFNLVADNATLNEVQVVGSLGVAVERSTPVAFAAVNEVKLRETLSNRDLPMILNETPGVYATQGGGGTGDSRINIRGFDQRNVAVLVNGVPVNDMETGQVFWSNWDLGDVTKSLQVQRGLSASKISVPSVGGTINVLTKGFDDKKAALARVETGSNNYQKYSLMLSSGTLKGDWAFTAYGSRRTSDGWVDKAFDDAWTYFGNISKRAGNHRLSLTGMGSPQSHGTRSFQAAVGLYSTEKAAEIGASPVAGGNKGFSYNPYWGTLTRYDRDPTTRQVSNVQGSEVLNERSNYYHKPQINLNDYWQVNSKLFVSAVAYASFGNGGGVSGLTSGNSSTLSQTVDGQTNFQGIYNTNVRNYPFVFNTATRRNDTLFTEQRQSGSFLVNNVNSHRWYGGVLGADYSLNDKVTFSAGVDGRLYRGLHYREVRDLLGGDYARTIGNLNADPTTRLYEGDKISYNYDGKTQWLGGYAQLEYKTPVLSAVVSGTLSQIRYKRIDYFRAKQVTVDGQSYDVGFNQTQTINGRTYTSADGQTVETPWAEFTGYSVKAGANYNVTERNNLFVNVGYNSRVPFFNQVYNTQGIRYKSVQPEGITSMELGYGISYPSLKATLNAYYTLWSNKSTNSVSTATGEPVYSSVRNIDARHMGVEMSVAQEISRSLQLNAAISLGDWRWKGKGLLNQVTESNVQVNQLDQPVFLDGVHVGDAAQNQFQLGLRYEPIRGLYIRPSFLVFSKYYAAFNPDNILEEASRTDAYRLPTSKNLDLHFGYELKPVYQDKVRISFRASVLNVLNEFYFTDVSNRSNSNVFDAGNLQAFFNRGRTFTLGMAVGL, from the coding sequence ATGACTACCTCCGTGGTGGCGGTGGCTCAAACCACTTACTCCATCAAAGGACGCGTACTGGATAAATTAACCGGGGAAGGCCTGCCCGGTGCCACCGTGCAGGTGGTAGGCAATGGGGCCAACACCGGCGGCGGGGCCGAGGATAACGGCACCTACTCCGTAGCCGGCCTGAAACCCGGCACCTACACCGTGCGGGCCTCCTTTATTGGCTATAAGGTGCTGGAGCAGCAGGTGACGGTGGGCAACCAGAACACTACCGCCACCTTCAACTTGGTGGCCGATAACGCTACCTTGAACGAGGTGCAGGTAGTTGGCTCGCTGGGCGTGGCCGTAGAACGCTCTACACCGGTGGCGTTTGCGGCCGTGAATGAGGTAAAGCTGCGCGAAACCCTCTCCAACCGCGACCTGCCGATGATTCTTAACGAGACGCCCGGTGTGTACGCCACCCAGGGCGGCGGTGGCACCGGCGACTCCCGCATCAACATCCGGGGGTTCGACCAGCGCAACGTGGCCGTGCTGGTGAACGGGGTGCCCGTAAATGACATGGAAACCGGCCAGGTATTCTGGTCGAACTGGGATTTGGGCGACGTGACCAAGAGCCTGCAGGTGCAGCGCGGCCTGTCGGCTTCCAAGATTTCGGTGCCTTCCGTGGGCGGTACCATCAACGTCCTCACCAAGGGTTTCGATGATAAGAAGGCAGCTCTGGCCCGGGTAGAAACCGGCTCCAACAACTACCAGAAATACTCCCTCATGCTCAGCAGCGGCACGCTGAAGGGCGACTGGGCCTTCACCGCCTACGGCTCCCGCCGTACGTCCGATGGCTGGGTGGACAAGGCCTTTGATGATGCTTGGACCTACTTCGGCAACATCAGCAAACGGGCGGGCAACCACCGCCTTTCCCTCACCGGCATGGGCTCCCCGCAGAGCCACGGCACCCGCTCCTTCCAAGCTGCGGTGGGGCTGTATTCCACCGAAAAGGCGGCAGAAATTGGCGCTTCCCCCGTGGCCGGTGGCAACAAGGGCTTCTCCTACAACCCGTACTGGGGCACGCTCACGCGCTACGACCGGGACCCTACCACCCGGCAGGTAAGCAATGTGCAGGGTTCGGAAGTGCTGAACGAGCGGAGCAACTACTACCACAAGCCCCAGATCAACCTCAACGACTACTGGCAGGTAAACAGCAAGCTGTTCGTGAGTGCCGTGGCGTATGCCTCGTTTGGTAACGGGGGCGGGGTATCCGGCCTGACCAGCGGCAACTCCTCCACGCTCAGCCAGACAGTTGATGGCCAAACGAACTTCCAGGGTATTTATAATACCAACGTCCGCAACTACCCGTTCGTCTTCAACACCGCCACCCGTCGCAACGATACGCTGTTTACCGAGCAGCGGCAGTCGGGCTCTTTTTTGGTGAACAACGTGAACAGCCACCGCTGGTACGGCGGCGTACTAGGAGCCGATTATTCGCTCAACGACAAGGTGACTTTCTCGGCCGGGGTGGATGGCCGCCTATACCGGGGACTGCACTACCGTGAAGTGCGTGACTTGCTGGGCGGCGACTACGCCCGCACGATTGGCAACCTGAACGCCGACCCAACGACCCGCCTGTATGAGGGGGACAAAATCAGCTACAACTACGACGGCAAAACCCAGTGGCTGGGCGGCTATGCCCAACTGGAGTACAAAACGCCCGTGCTGTCGGCCGTGGTAAGCGGTACCCTTTCCCAGATCCGCTACAAGCGCATCGATTATTTCCGGGCCAAGCAGGTGACCGTGGACGGGCAGAGCTACGATGTGGGCTTCAACCAGACCCAGACCATCAATGGGCGCACGTACACCAGCGCCGATGGTCAGACAGTGGAAACGCCCTGGGCCGAATTCACGGGGTACAGTGTGAAGGCCGGAGCCAACTACAACGTAACGGAGCGCAACAACCTGTTCGTGAACGTGGGCTATAACAGCCGCGTACCGTTTTTTAACCAGGTGTATAACACCCAGGGTATTCGCTACAAGAGCGTGCAGCCCGAGGGCATCACCAGCATGGAACTGGGCTATGGTATCAGCTACCCCAGCCTAAAGGCCACGCTGAACGCTTATTATACCTTGTGGTCCAACAAATCCACCAACTCAGTTTCTACCGCTACGGGCGAGCCGGTGTACAGCTCGGTGCGTAACATTGACGCCCGCCACATGGGCGTAGAGATGAGCGTGGCCCAGGAAATCAGCCGCAGCCTGCAGCTAAATGCCGCTATTTCATTGGGGGACTGGCGCTGGAAAGGCAAGGGCCTGCTCAACCAGGTAACAGAATCCAACGTGCAGGTAAACCAGCTGGACCAGCCCGTATTCCTGGACGGTGTGCACGTAGGCGACGCGGCACAAAACCAGTTCCAGCTGGGCCTGCGCTACGAGCCCATCCGGGGCCTGTACATCCGGCCTTCGTTCCTGGTGTTCTCGAAGTACTACGCCGCCTTCAACCCCGATAATATTCTGGAGGAAGCTTCTCGCACCGATGCTTACCGCCTGCCCACCAGCAAGAACCTGGACCTGCACTTCGGCTACGAGCTGAAGCCGGTGTACCAGGACAAGGTGCGCATCAGCTTCCGGGCCTCGGTATTGAATGTGTTGAATGAGTTCTACTTTACTGACGTTTCGAACCGCAGCAACTCCAACGTGTTCGATGCCGGCAACCTGCAGGCCTTCTTCAACCGGGGCCGCACGTTCACGCTGGGCATGGCCGTGGGTCTGTAG
- a CDS encoding response regulator, translating into MSTPSIRLAVVDDHILFRKGLRALISGFPGMEVLFEAGDGQELLERLDQGTIPDVILMDLQMPVLDGLQTVRLLRAQYPQVRSIIISMHDEPELIDSLRAEGAHGYLLKNASPEEVLGAIQHVIDTRPGSGASKPILTASF; encoded by the coding sequence ATGAGCACACCTTCCATTCGCCTGGCCGTAGTAGATGACCATATTCTGTTTCGTAAAGGGCTTCGGGCTCTGATAAGTGGCTTTCCAGGCATGGAAGTGCTGTTTGAGGCCGGCGACGGACAGGAGCTGCTAGAACGCCTCGACCAGGGCACTATTCCGGATGTAATTCTGATGGATCTGCAGATGCCCGTGCTGGACGGCCTGCAAACCGTGCGTCTACTACGCGCTCAGTACCCGCAGGTGCGCTCTATCATCATTTCTATGCACGATGAGCCCGAGCTGATTGATTCCCTGCGGGCCGAAGGCGCGCACGGTTATCTGCTCAAGAATGCCAGTCCGGAGGAAGTCCTTGGGGCCATTCAGCACGTTATTGATACCCGCCCGGGCTCCGGGGCTTCCAAGCCCATTCTTACAGCTTCTTTCTAG
- a CDS encoding sensor histidine kinase codes for MPDAILPLVLVTPILLLLALGIVGFVVRYQRRLIQQQQEVQELHESAQQQALEAALLAQEEERRRIAADLHDGVGTTLAIVKLHLNTLNQPDLTQEATILLDQAINEVRRISRNLLPAALQKFGLSFALEALARTMPADGPTQVEVEQTGIPRRLDPKYELIVYRVVQELLGNGLRHAHASQIQITVEYGADSLALRYSDNGVGFDPTISDQPPLPGSRTGLGLTNLRSRVGVLRGTLRHESAPGQGTRVWISLPLPYLVTNQPTSLSLA; via the coding sequence ATGCCCGACGCAATTCTACCCTTGGTTCTGGTGACGCCCATTCTGCTGTTATTGGCACTGGGCATCGTGGGCTTTGTGGTGCGCTACCAGCGGCGGCTGATTCAGCAGCAGCAGGAAGTACAGGAGCTGCACGAAAGTGCCCAGCAGCAGGCCCTGGAGGCGGCGCTGCTGGCCCAGGAAGAAGAACGGCGCCGTATTGCCGCCGATTTGCACGACGGGGTGGGCACCACCCTGGCCATCGTGAAGCTGCACCTGAACACGCTCAACCAACCCGACCTCACCCAGGAAGCCACCATCCTGCTCGACCAGGCCATCAACGAGGTGCGCCGGATTTCGCGCAACCTGCTGCCGGCCGCACTCCAGAAATTCGGCCTTTCCTTCGCCCTCGAAGCCCTGGCCCGCACCATGCCCGCCGACGGACCCACGCAGGTGGAGGTAGAACAAACCGGCATTCCGCGCCGTCTTGATCCTAAGTATGAGCTGATTGTGTACCGCGTGGTGCAGGAGCTACTGGGTAACGGGCTGCGCCACGCCCACGCCAGCCAAATCCAGATTACCGTCGAATACGGAGCCGATTCGCTGGCCCTGCGCTACTCCGATAACGGCGTGGGCTTCGACCCCACCATTTCCGACCAACCTCCCCTGCCCGGCTCCCGCACCGGCCTGGGCCTCACCAACCTACGCAGCCGCGTGGGCGTATTACGCGGAACTCTCCGCCATGAGTCGGCTCCGGGCCAGGGCACCCGGGTTTGGATTTCCCTGCCCTTGCCGTATCTTGTTACCAACCAGCCCACTAGCCTTTCCCTAGCATGA
- the xseB gene encoding exodeoxyribonuclease VII small subunit, with amino-acid sequence MSPQNLTYRQAIEELETILRALETDAVDVDDLTARVQRSAELIRLCKQKLRSAETAIDQVFENLEEEDPEDA; translated from the coding sequence ATGTCGCCCCAAAACTTAACGTACCGCCAGGCCATCGAAGAGCTGGAAACTATTCTGCGCGCCCTCGAAACCGATGCGGTGGATGTGGATGACCTTACGGCCCGCGTGCAGCGCTCCGCCGAGCTTATTCGCCTCTGCAAGCAGAAGCTCCGCTCGGCTGAAACGGCCATTGACCAGGTGTTTGAAAATCTGGAGGAGGAAGATCCGGAAGATGCCTGA
- the xseA gene encoding exodeoxyribonuclease VII large subunit — protein MPLYNRRPDPGLSAPSALPPAALPLSELLARVRQTLSERFADSYWVVAEIADLTLPRSYGAHCYLTLTDQHTTARGAQLKAQARATIWSARYQQLAAAFEEQTGLTLRTGLKVMLRVQVKFHEQFGLSLDVLALDPTYTVGDLARLRLETLRKLQAEDLLERQKRLPLPLGVQRVAVISSPTAAGWQDFVQQLQEAPYDFALTLFPALMQGDDAPASIRAALDGIRPRRHEFDAVVLIRGGGSKTDLLAFDDYGLAAAIGSFPLPVLTGIGHERDEAVVDLTAHIALKTPTAVAAFLIERLARLEAALEGYGTRIREVAQAQVQQAAMQLSRLLRHAHLAAQNQLQDQRELLHQRIRLAATAPRAQLRQQNHQLTRRQHQLHRAARTTLRHQEQTLRQRGRLLAQRFRRLHRRRREQLLRQRFAVQLAAVKLLHRQELQLSQLSAAPAATTRIQLLTPKGRPVKGPLRPGQEILLRLPDSVVPARIGGQLPLFLP, from the coding sequence ATGCCGCTATATAACCGTCGTCCTGACCCGGGACTATCCGCTCCTTCTGCCTTGCCCCCGGCCGCGCTGCCGCTCAGTGAGCTGCTGGCCCGGGTGCGCCAGACGCTGAGTGAGCGGTTTGCCGATTCGTATTGGGTGGTGGCCGAAATTGCCGACCTCACTTTGCCCCGCTCCTACGGCGCGCATTGTTACCTCACCCTCACCGACCAGCATACTACTGCCCGTGGGGCCCAACTCAAGGCCCAGGCCCGCGCTACCATCTGGAGTGCGCGCTACCAGCAGCTGGCGGCGGCTTTCGAGGAGCAGACCGGCCTCACCCTGCGCACGGGTCTGAAAGTGATGCTGCGGGTGCAGGTGAAGTTCCACGAGCAGTTTGGCCTCAGCCTCGACGTGTTGGCCCTCGACCCCACCTACACCGTGGGCGACCTGGCTCGCCTGCGCCTCGAAACCCTGCGCAAGCTGCAGGCCGAAGACCTGCTGGAGCGCCAAAAACGCCTGCCGTTGCCGTTGGGGGTGCAGCGCGTGGCCGTTATTTCTTCGCCCACGGCGGCCGGCTGGCAGGACTTCGTGCAGCAGCTGCAGGAAGCGCCCTACGACTTTGCCCTCACGCTCTTCCCCGCCCTCATGCAGGGCGACGATGCCCCGGCCAGCATCCGGGCGGCGCTGGACGGCATCCGGCCCCGCCGCCACGAGTTTGATGCCGTGGTGCTAATCCGGGGCGGGGGCTCTAAAACCGACCTCCTGGCGTTTGATGACTACGGGCTGGCGGCGGCTATTGGGTCGTTTCCGCTGCCCGTTCTGACCGGTATAGGGCACGAGCGGGATGAGGCTGTAGTGGACCTCACGGCGCATATTGCCCTCAAAACGCCCACGGCCGTAGCGGCTTTCCTGATTGAGCGGCTGGCCCGGCTGGAAGCAGCCCTGGAAGGCTACGGCACCCGTATTCGGGAAGTAGCCCAGGCACAGGTGCAGCAGGCAGCTATGCAGCTCAGCCGGCTGCTGCGCCACGCCCACCTGGCGGCCCAGAACCAGCTGCAGGACCAGCGGGAGCTGCTGCACCAGCGCATTCGGTTGGCGGCAACTGCTCCCCGGGCCCAGCTTCGGCAGCAAAACCACCAGCTCACCCGACGGCAGCACCAGCTGCACCGGGCGGCCCGCACCACGCTGCGCCACCAGGAGCAGACGCTACGGCAGCGCGGGCGGCTCCTGGCCCAGCGGTTCCGCCGGCTGCACCGCCGCCGCCGCGAGCAGTTGCTGCGCCAGCGGTTTGCTGTGCAGCTGGCAGCCGTGAAGCTGTTGCACCGCCAGGAACTGCAACTGAGCCAGCTCTCGGCTGCGCCGGCAGCCACCACTCGTATTCAGCTGCTCACGCCGAAAGGCCGGCCGGTGAAGGGCCCGTTACGCCCGGGACAGGAAATTTTGCTTCGTCTGCCCGATTCGGTGGTGCCGGCCCGTATCGGAGGGCAGCTCCCGTTGTTTCTTCCCTAA
- a CDS encoding M13 family metallopeptidase, which translates to MKNRNTLTLAAMAAAGLSLAGCASSKTAAPTASATTTATPAAPAPAPDPKGTGLNVANIDQAVSPCDDFFQYASGNWLKNNPIPAAEVRWGAFNELADKNNAVMRQILDEAAANTTAAKGTNAQKVGDYYASAMDSMAIEKAGLKYLQPELNRIAAVKDLKGLQSEVVHAQKIQTGAFYNGYVGQDDKKSDEYAVNLYQGGLSLPDRDYYLKDDARSKGIRAAYTTYLVNTFKMLGDNEATAAKNAATVIRLETRLAKASKSRVDLRDPNANYTKMTVADAAKQFPNLNLPGTLAQMKLGAAKTVIVGQPAFFKEVSTMMKQEPLGDLKTYMRWHLVTSLTPALPKAYGDESFRFAQVLTGAKKQQPRWKRMLRSTDGALGEAFGQVYVEKAFTPATKAKALEMVNNIKEAMGEHIQKLDWMSDVTKAEAQKKLAAFTVKIGYPDKWKDYSALTISRESYLKNVLAAREWGINDNVSKFGKPIDRQEWGMTPPTVNAYYNPSMNEIVFPAGIMQPPFFDPNADDAVNYGGMGAVIGHEITHGFDDQGRQYDAQGNLRDWWTKEDAAKFEQRADMVGKQYSAFSPLDSVNVNGKLTMGENLADFGGLALAYSALEKQLAKQYGSEARPKFDGFTPEQRFFLAWAQVWRTNARPEYLRQQVMTDPHSPAQYRTVGPLMNMPEFFEAFGCKEEGKMVRAQADRAKVW; encoded by the coding sequence ATGAAAAACCGTAATACCCTGACGCTGGCTGCTATGGCCGCCGCCGGCCTGTCGTTGGCCGGCTGCGCTTCCAGCAAAACGGCGGCGCCTACGGCCTCGGCCACTACTACTGCTACGCCGGCTGCTCCTGCTCCGGCCCCCGACCCCAAAGGCACCGGCCTCAACGTGGCCAACATCGACCAGGCCGTAAGCCCCTGCGACGATTTCTTTCAATACGCATCGGGTAACTGGCTGAAGAACAACCCGATTCCGGCGGCGGAAGTGCGCTGGGGCGCGTTCAACGAGCTGGCCGACAAAAACAACGCCGTGATGCGGCAGATTCTGGACGAAGCCGCTGCCAATACCACGGCCGCCAAGGGCACCAACGCCCAGAAAGTAGGCGACTATTACGCCTCGGCCATGGATTCAATGGCCATCGAAAAGGCTGGCCTGAAGTATTTGCAGCCCGAGCTGAACCGCATTGCGGCCGTGAAAGACCTGAAAGGCTTGCAGAGCGAAGTCGTACACGCCCAGAAAATCCAGACCGGCGCGTTCTATAACGGCTACGTGGGTCAGGACGATAAAAAGAGCGACGAATACGCCGTGAACCTGTACCAGGGCGGCCTGAGCCTGCCTGACCGGGACTATTATCTGAAGGATGATGCCCGCTCCAAAGGCATCCGGGCGGCGTACACCACCTACCTGGTGAACACCTTTAAGATGCTGGGCGACAATGAGGCTACGGCCGCTAAAAACGCCGCCACCGTAATTCGCCTCGAAACCCGGTTGGCCAAAGCCAGCAAGAGCCGCGTGGATCTGCGCGACCCGAACGCCAACTACACCAAAATGACGGTAGCCGATGCCGCCAAGCAGTTCCCCAACCTGAACCTGCCCGGCACGCTGGCCCAGATGAAGCTGGGAGCCGCCAAAACGGTGATTGTAGGCCAGCCCGCTTTCTTCAAGGAAGTAAGCACCATGATGAAGCAGGAGCCCCTCGGCGACCTGAAAACCTACATGCGCTGGCACTTGGTAACCTCCCTGACCCCGGCCCTGCCCAAAGCCTACGGCGACGAGTCGTTCCGGTTTGCGCAGGTGCTCACGGGCGCTAAAAAGCAGCAGCCCCGCTGGAAACGCATGTTGCGCTCCACCGACGGCGCACTGGGTGAAGCTTTCGGCCAAGTGTACGTGGAAAAAGCCTTCACGCCCGCTACCAAGGCCAAGGCGCTGGAAATGGTGAACAACATCAAAGAAGCCATGGGGGAGCACATCCAGAAGCTGGACTGGATGAGCGACGTGACCAAGGCGGAGGCCCAGAAAAAGCTGGCGGCCTTCACCGTCAAAATCGGCTACCCGGATAAGTGGAAGGACTACTCGGCCCTGACCATCTCACGCGAATCGTACCTGAAAAACGTGCTGGCGGCCCGGGAGTGGGGCATCAACGACAACGTGAGCAAGTTCGGCAAGCCCATCGACCGGCAGGAGTGGGGCATGACCCCGCCCACGGTGAATGCCTACTACAACCCGTCGATGAATGAAATTGTATTTCCGGCCGGCATTATGCAGCCCCCGTTCTTCGACCCTAACGCCGATGACGCCGTGAACTACGGTGGCATGGGCGCGGTTATCGGCCATGAAATCACCCACGGCTTCGACGACCAAGGCCGCCAGTACGATGCTCAGGGTAACCTGCGCGACTGGTGGACCAAGGAGGACGCCGCCAAATTCGAGCAGCGTGCCGACATGGTGGGTAAGCAATATTCCGCCTTCTCGCCTCTGGATTCGGTAAACGTGAACGGCAAGCTGACCATGGGCGAAAACCTGGCCGACTTCGGCGGACTGGCCCTGGCCTACTCAGCACTTGAAAAGCAGCTCGCCAAGCAGTACGGCTCCGAAGCTCGTCCCAAGTTTGATGGCTTCACTCCGGAGCAGCGTTTCTTCCTGGCCTGGGCGCAGGTGTGGCGCACCAATGCGCGTCCCGAGTACCTGCGCCAGCAGGTAATGACGGACCCGCACTCCCCGGCGCAGTACCGCACGGTGGGCCCGCTCATGAACATGCCAGAATTCTTTGAAGCCTTCGGCTGCAAGGAGGAAGGTAAAATGGTGCGCGCCCAAGCCGACCGCGCCAAAGTATGGTAG
- a CDS encoding peptidylprolyl isomerase has protein sequence MKLRFLCIPVLSLLAACNSQPTDTGTTTAPPPVPGPDLRALADSNVVQLLTEYGRQYPAREVLLQTRHGNLRIRLYDDTPLHTANFLLLSRKGYFDQTVFNRVVKDFAIQGGTSDKLALRLSRYRLPPEIRAEHFHKRGAVGMARYDDEQNPGRLSSSHDFYIVQGQKLTEYGAQSSTGRTLTPAQLRTYTTIGGVPSLDGQYTVFGEVVEGLDVIDKIAAEPVGNDKWPIQDVGIKVKVLK, from the coding sequence ATGAAGCTTCGTTTTTTGTGTATCCCCGTCCTGAGTCTGCTGGCAGCGTGCAATTCTCAGCCGACCGACACGGGTACGACCACCGCCCCGCCGCCCGTACCCGGTCCCGATTTGCGCGCCCTGGCCGATTCCAACGTGGTGCAGTTGCTGACCGAGTATGGCCGCCAGTACCCGGCCCGCGAAGTACTCCTCCAGACGCGCCACGGTAACCTGCGTATCCGGCTGTATGACGACACGCCGCTACACACAGCCAACTTCCTGCTACTGAGCCGGAAAGGATATTTCGATCAGACCGTATTCAACCGGGTAGTGAAGGATTTTGCCATTCAGGGTGGCACGTCCGATAAGCTGGCCCTGCGCCTAAGCCGGTACCGGCTGCCCCCGGAAATTCGGGCAGAGCATTTTCACAAGCGCGGGGCCGTGGGCATGGCCCGATACGACGACGAGCAGAACCCCGGCCGCCTGTCTTCTAGCCACGATTTTTACATTGTGCAGGGCCAGAAACTTACCGAGTACGGGGCCCAGTCCAGCACCGGCCGCACCCTCACGCCGGCCCAGCTACGCACCTACACCACCATCGGCGGCGTCCCCAGCCTCGATGGGCAGTACACGGTGTTTGGGGAAGTGGTAGAAGGACTGGATGTTATCGACAAAATTGCCGCTGAACCCGTCGGCAACGACAAATGGCCCATCCAGGACGTGGGCATTAAGGTGAAGGTACTGAAATAA
- a CDS encoding zinc dependent phospholipase C family protein → MKKLLLALLIVLLCPVLSPGWGFFGHRTITQLAVYSLPSPMRGFYYRNMVKLVKLSTAPDERRDQDPLEAGRHFIDIDHYGDDPFGLMPKAWDKAVAKYTADTLRKYGTLPWAIMETKEKLTEAFKQRDTTAILALSADLGHYVADAYVPLHTTENYDGQLTKQEGIHALWESKLPERNIGKYKLDNEPGRYEKDALKSIWQVVQESYGFLGDTFDREEEITRKYTPETKYVFSHKYGKTRRSYSDAFADSYHEKVGGEVAFRLKKAPSMVASMWITAWKDAGSPDLDALLKKVPGKEEKEKLDVELDAWKDNLLVEQGLLLAMQKVKAEERPDLINAARDMQPLPAEAEAVKPAPAAPSPTPVPGAPALPEGTTKVKTKTKPANGPAQKEKAKADKPAKTKKKPASDGWDTPSGSGW, encoded by the coding sequence ATGAAAAAACTACTACTTGCCCTTCTTATCGTGCTGTTGTGCCCGGTGCTGTCACCGGGCTGGGGCTTTTTTGGCCATCGAACCATTACGCAGCTGGCCGTGTACTCGCTGCCTAGTCCCATGCGTGGGTTCTATTACCGCAACATGGTGAAGCTGGTGAAACTCAGCACGGCTCCCGATGAACGGCGCGACCAGGACCCGCTAGAAGCCGGCCGCCACTTCATCGACATCGACCACTACGGCGACGACCCGTTTGGCCTCATGCCCAAAGCCTGGGACAAAGCCGTAGCCAAGTACACCGCCGACACCCTACGCAAATACGGTACGTTGCCCTGGGCCATTATGGAAACCAAGGAGAAGCTGACCGAAGCTTTCAAACAGCGCGACACCACCGCCATTCTGGCCCTTTCGGCTGATCTGGGCCATTACGTGGCCGATGCCTACGTGCCGCTGCATACCACCGAAAACTACGACGGTCAGCTCACCAAGCAGGAGGGCATTCATGCGTTGTGGGAAAGCAAGCTTCCTGAGCGTAACATTGGCAAGTACAAGTTGGATAATGAGCCCGGCCGCTACGAGAAAGACGCCCTGAAAAGCATCTGGCAGGTGGTACAGGAATCGTACGGCTTTCTGGGCGACACCTTCGACCGGGAAGAGGAAATAACGCGCAAGTACACGCCCGAAACCAAGTACGTGTTCAGCCATAAGTACGGCAAAACCCGCCGCTCCTACTCCGATGCTTTTGCTGATTCCTACCACGAAAAAGTGGGCGGTGAAGTGGCCTTCCGCCTGAAAAAGGCCCCTTCCATGGTAGCCTCGATGTGGATTACAGCCTGGAAGGATGCCGGCTCGCCCGACCTGGATGCCCTGCTGAAAAAGGTCCCCGGCAAAGAAGAAAAGGAAAAGCTGGACGTGGAGTTGGACGCCTGGAAAGACAACCTGCTGGTGGAGCAGGGCCTGTTGCTGGCCATGCAGAAGGTAAAGGCCGAGGAACGCCCTGACCTCATCAACGCCGCCCGCGACATGCAGCCGCTGCCTGCGGAGGCTGAAGCCGTGAAACCGGCCCCGGCCGCCCCAAGTCCTACTCCCGTACCCGGTGCTCCCGCCTTGCCCGAAGGCACCACCAAAGTCAAGACGAAAACCAAGCCCGCCAACGGCCCCGCCCAAAAGGAGAAAGCCAAAGCCGACAAGCCGGCCAAAACCAAGAAAAAGCCCGCTTCCGACGGCTGGGACACGCCCAGCGGCTCGGGCTGGTAA